From Tiliqua scincoides isolate rTilSci1 chromosome 2, rTilSci1.hap2, whole genome shotgun sequence, the proteins below share one genomic window:
- the CD74 gene encoding HLA class II histocompatibility antigen gamma chain: MEDDRNDLLSQQGIDGVSVGRPERRSCGRGVSYAGVSVLVGLLLAGQALTGYFVYQHNNQISKLTKNTQELQLKSLADSLPHNTKSSPKMKMSVMNVMPLAMSDIPNGQENLEDVTKLTNSTEDQVKRLLLRTNPTGKFPELKGSFMENMNHLKKLMTYEDWKAFETWMHKWLLFQMAQNKPKVIPAETVQTKCEAEASVKSPLLGRYRPQCDENGDYLAKQCHHSTGYCWCAYKNGTMIEGTKTRGHLDCTGKMETPDPENVTYSGLEFM; this comes from the exons ATGGAGGATGACAGGAATGACCTTCTCTCCCAGCAAGGGATAGATGGTGTCTCTGTAGGACGACCAGAGCG GAGGTCTTGTGGCCGTGGAGTTTCCTATGCTGGGGTTTCTGTCTTGGTGGGCTTGCTTCTTGCTGGCCAAGCATTGACTGGCTACTTTGTGTATCAGCACAACAACCAGATTTCCAAACTGACCAAGAACACCCAGGAACTGCAACTGAAATCGCTGGCCGACAGTCTTCCTCATA ACACCAAGTCAAGCCCAAAGATGAAGATGTCAGTGATGAATGTGATGCCCCTGGCCATGAGTGACATACCCAATGGCCAAGAG AACCTGGAGGATGTGACCAAGCTGACCAATAGCACTGAAGACCAAGTCAAACGCCTGCTCCTG CGAACAAACCCTACTGGAAAGTTTCCAGAGTTGAAGGGCAGCTTCATGGAAAACATGAATCATCTGAAGAAACTCATGACCTATGAGGACTGGAAG GCCTTTGAGACCTGGATGCACAAGTGGCTGCTCTTTCAAATGGCCCAAAATAAGCCCAAAGTGATCCCAGCAGAAACAG tgcaaACCAAGTGTGAGGCAGAAGCAAGTGTTAAGAGCCCACTTCTAGGAAGATACCGTCCTCAGTGTGATGAAAATGGTGACTATCTTGCCAAGCAGTGCCATCATAGCACTGGGTACTGCTGGTGTGCCTACAAAAATGGTACCATGATTGAAGGCACTAAAACACGTGGACACCTGGACTGCACTG GAAAGATGGAAACTCCAGATCCTGAGAATGTGACATATTCAGGGCTCGAGTTTATGTAG
- the RPS14 gene encoding small ribosomal subunit protein uS11, with amino-acid sequence MAPRKGKEKKEEQVISLGPQVAEGENVFGVCHIFASFNDTFVHVTDLSGKETICRVTGGMKVKADRDESSPYAAMLAAQDVAQRCKELGITALHIKLRATGGNRTKTPGPGAQSALRALARSGMKIGRIEDVTPIPSDSTRRKGGRRGRRL; translated from the exons aTGGCACCTCGTAAGGgtaaggaaaagaaggaagaacAGGTTATCAGTTTGGGACCACAGGTTGCTGAAGGAGAAAATGTATTTGGAGTTTGCCACATCTTTGCTTCCTTCAATGACACTTTTGTCCATGTAACTGACCTGTCTGGCAA GGAAACAATCTGCCGGGTAACTGGTGGCATGAAAGTGAAGGCCGACAGGGATGAGTCGTCCCCTTATGCTGCTATGTTGGCTGCCCAGGATGTTGCCCAGAGATGCAAGGAGCTGGGAATCACAGCCCTTCACATCAAGCTGCGGGCTACAGGTGGAAACAG aACAAAGACTCCTGGACCCGGAGCCCAATCAGCCCTCAGAGCTCTGGCTCGGTCTGGCATGAAGATTGGGCGCATTG AGGATGTCACCCCCATCCCTTCAGACAGCACCCGCAGAAAGGGCGGTCGCCGTGGTCGCCGTCTATAA